A region from the Triticum urartu cultivar G1812 chromosome 1, Tu2.1, whole genome shotgun sequence genome encodes:
- the LOC125527143 gene encoding phospholipase D beta 1-like isoform X3 — translation MEGSSRRAGSARASLKVVLLHGSLDIWVRDAGGLPDKGVLYKKFGDLLGLRIVGSVAGKVPSASMTRDPYVTVQVSAATVARTYVVPNSEDPVWAQNFVVPVGHEAAEVHFAVKDSDVFGGQVIGAAAIPAEQLLRGDRIEGAYPLLDPNGKPCAPGAVLRLSIQYTPVARLTAYHRGVAAGPDSHGVPNAYFPLRRGMRVTLYQDAHVPEGCLPDIRLDNGLQYQHGQCWRDMYTAIIQARRLIYIAGWSVFHTIRLVRDGAKEVPSLGDLLKMKSQEGVRVLLLVWDDPTSETIIGRTDGYMRTRDEETRRFFKHSPVQILLCPRSAGKRHSWVKQKETGTTYSHHQKTVIVDADAGGNRRKIIAFIGGLDLCGGRYDIPGHPLFRTLQTLHKEDYHNPNFAVVDARGPREPWHDLHSKIDGPAAYDVLKNFEERWLKASKRHGIKKFEKSYDEALLRIERIPDIINISDTLYFSDNDPEAWHVQVFRSIDSNSAKGFPKDPREATRKNLVCGKNVLIDMSIHTAYVNAIRAAQHFIYIENQYFIGSSFDWDSNKDIGANNLVPIEIALKIATKIKVNQRFSAYIVLPMWPEGKPTGHIAQRILYWQNKTMQMMYKIIYRALKEAGLDDVYEPQDYLVFFCLGNREASDSPSASSTADSPQPGGCLI, via the exons ATGGAGGGAAGCAGCCGCCGCGCCGGCAGCGCGAGGGCGTCGCTCAAGGTGGTGCTGCTCCACGGCAGCCTCGACATCTGGGTGCGCGACGCGGGGGGCCTCCCCGACAAGGGCGTGCTCTACAAGAAGTTCGGCGACCTCCTCGGCCTGCGCATCGTCGGCTCCGTCGCCGGCAAGGTACCCAGCGCCTCGATGACCAGAGACCCCTACGTCACCGTCCAGgtctccgccgccaccgtcgcccGCACCTACGTCGTGCCCAACAGCGAGGACCCCGTGTGGGCGCAGAACTTCGTGGTGCCCGTCGGCCACGAGGCGGCCGAGGTCCACTTCGCCGTCAAGGACAGCGACGTCTTCGGCGGCCAGGTCATCGGCGCGGCGGCCATCCCCGCCGAGCAGCTCCTCCGCGGGGACAGGATCGAGGGCGCCTATCCTCTGCTGGATCCCAATGGCAAGCCGTGCGCTCCCGGCGCGGTGCTGCGGCTCTCCATACAGTACACCCCGGTGGCTCGCCTCACAGCGTACCACCGTGGTGTCGCTGCTGGGCCGGACAGCCATGGAGTGCCAAATGCATACTTTCCTCTGCGCCGTGGCATGAGGGTGACCCTCTACCAGGATGCACATGTGCCGGAGGGCTGTCTCCCGGACATCCGGCTTGACAATGGGCTCCAATACCAACATGGGCAATGTTGGCGCGACATGTATACCGCCATAATCCAGGCACGGCGGCTGATTTACATCGCCGGCTGGTCGGTGTTCCACACCATTCGGCTCGTGAGGGACGGGGCCAAGGAGGTGCCGTCACTTGGGGACCTGCTGAAGATGAAGTCACAGGAAGGAGTAAGGGTGTTGCTTCTTGTTTGGGACGATCCAACATCGGAGACTATCATCGGCAGAACG GATGGATATATGCGAACACGAGATGAGGAAACACGTAGATTCTTCAAGCACTCTCCGGTTCAAATATTGCTCTGCCCAAGATCTGCTGGGAAACGTCACAGCTGGGTGAAACAGAAG GAAACAGGAACAACATATAGTCATCATCAGAAAACAGTTATCGTGGATGCTGATGCTGGTGGTAATAGGAGAAAAATAATTGCTTTTATTGGAGGCCTTGATTTGTGTGGTGGACGCTACGATATACCTGGGCACCCTCTGTTTCGGACTCTTCAAACTTTGCACAAGGAGGATTATCACAATCCAAACTTTGCT GTGGTTGATGCTCGTGGCCCAAGGGAACCATGGCATGACTTGCATTCAAAAATCGACGGTCCAGCAGCTTATGACGTTCTAAAGAATTTTGAGGAGCGTTGGTTGAAGGCATCGAAACGCCATGGTATTAAgaagtttgaaaaatcatatgaTGAAGCACTTCTCAGGATTGAAAGAATACCTGATATCATAAACATTAGCGACACATTATATTTTAGCGATAACGATCCTGAGGCATGGCATGTTCAG GTGTTTCGATCTATTGATTCCAACTCTGCCAAAGGATTTCCAAAGGATCCACGAGAAGCAACCAGAAAG AATCTTGTTTGTGGAAAGAATGTACTAATTGATATGAGCATACACACAGCTTATGTGAATGCCATCCGGGCAGCCCAACACTTTATTTATATTGAGAATCAGTACTTCATAGGTTCTTCATTCGATTGGGATTCAAACAAAGATATTG GGGCTAACAATCTAGTACCAATTGAAATTGCTCTCAAAATCGCAACCAAAATTAAGGTGAACCAGAGGTTCTCTGCATACATAGTGCTTCCTATGTGGCCTGAGGGTAAACCAACTGGTCACATAGCACAAAGAATTCTTTACTGGCAG AACAAAACAATGCAAATGATGTACAAGATAATATATAGAGCCTTGAAAGAGGCAGGTTTGGATGATGTATATGAGCCTCAGGATTATTTGGTCTTCTTTTGTCTTGGCAATCGTGAAGCTTCTGACAGTCCTAGCGCTTCAAGCACAGCAGATAGTCCTCAG CCAGGTGGTTGTCTCATATAG
- the LOC125527177 gene encoding probable methyltransferase At1g27930 encodes MAMMSPKQLLTTILIVFSTLSFIKLLLLTHSASSSPARPGRSAWDAGGSGNGNGTAARDGLNAKEFALLRSVVAARAPCGLLVFGLSPQLLALAAVNSGQGAATAFVTDSAEDAASARRVLAGRGPGPGSAAVHRASYPDPAGEAWALLRRARASPVCGRPTGTVRKSGCRLALTSLPREVLDARWDVVVVDGPSGAGPGEPGRMGAIYTAAALARAAGGGAVDVAVHDMNRTVERWYAREYLCEDNLVAAKGRLWHFRVAAGGPPDAFCSTAPVQIL; translated from the coding sequence ATGGCGATGATGTCGCCGAAGCAGCTGCTGACCACCATCCTCATCGTCTTCTCCACGCTCTCCTTCATCAAGCTGCTGCTCCTCACCCACTCCGCATCGTCGTCCCCCGCGCGCCCCGGCCGCTCCGCCTGGGACGCCGGCGGGTCCGGCAACGGCAACGGCACGGCCGCCAGGGACGGCCTGAACGCCAAGGAGTTCGCGCTGCTCCGCTCCGTCGTGGCCGCGCGCGCGCCGTGCGGGCTGCTCGTGTTCGGCCTCTCGCCGCAGCTCCTCGCGCTCGCCGCGGTCAACTCCGGGCAGGGCGCCGCCACCGCCTTCGTCACCGACAGCGCCGAGGACGCGGCCAGCGCGCGGCGCGTGCTCGCGGGGCGCGGCCCCGGCCCCGGCTCGGCGGCCGTCCACCGGGCCAGCTACCCCGACCCGGCCGGGGAGGCGTGGGCGCTGCTGCGGCGCGCGCGGGCGAGCCCGGTGTGCGGGCGGCCGACGGGGACGGTGCGCAAGTCCGGCTGCCGGCTGGCGCTGACCTCACTGCCGCGGGAGGTGCTCGACGCGCGGTGGGACGTGGTCGTCGTCGACGGGCCGAGCGGGGCCGGGCCCGGGGAGCCGGGGCGGATGGGCGCCATATACACCGCGGCCGCGCTCGCGCGCGCGGCGGGGGGCGGCGCGGTGGACGTGGCGGTGCACGACATGAACCGGACGGTGGAGCGGTGGTACGCCAGGGAGTACCTGTGCGAGGACAACCTCGTCGCCGCCAAGGGGCGCCTCTGGCACTTCCGTGTCGCCGCCGGCGGGCCGCCGGACGCGTTCTGCTCGACTGCTCCGGTCCAGATCTTGTAA
- the LOC125527165 gene encoding probable polygalacturonase At1g80170, whose protein sequence is MALPARPRARLLLAAIAGAVALLLPGAAEARVLLSLDDFGAVGDGIANDTQAFVDAWEAACATGGNTYLNVPAGKSYQIWPVTLAGPCRGEINLMISGNIIAPESPEEWADGDQGRWLHFSGVGDLSLSGGGIVDGRGQQWWAGACEDENCTSYRQHQVAPMALHFEDCQDVSVKGLTLQNSQRQHLVFTRCYNVEANYLRVTSPEYSPGTAGVLVVSSTNVHIKDDLFSVGGDCVSIVGNCSDVRLRAISCGPGLGISIGGLGENQSNHKIEKIKTDTMFISNTKNGVRVKTYEDGCGFARKVKFAQIMMRNVANPIVIDQHYSASNRGTRCGAPNGSAVAVENINYIDITGTSATEQAVTFACSDAMPCRRLYLDGVNLTTAGGGSTSAFCHQAFGKHVGDVLPESCLGKEDFVQLQAPTAGDAQDEEDAADW, encoded by the exons ATGGCGCTCCCTGCAAGGCCAAGGGCGCGGCTCCTGCTCGCGGCAATCGCCGGCGCCGTCGCCCTCCTGCTGCCGGGCGCCGCCGAGGCCCGCGTCCTGCTCTCGCTCGACGACTTCGGCGCCGTCGGGGACGGCATTGCCAACGACACGCAG GCATTCGTCGACGCGTGGGAGGCGGCGTGCGCCACCGGCGGCAACACCTACCTCAACGTCCCCGCCGGCAAGTCCTACCAGATCTGGCCCGTCACGCTCGCCGGCCCCTGCCGCGGCGAGATCAACCTCATG ATTTCCGGGAACATCATCGCGCCGGAGAGCCCGGAGGAGTGGGCGGACGGGGACCAGGGCCGGTGGCTCCACTTCTCCGGCGTGGGGGACCTGTCGCTCAGCGGCGGCGGCATCGTCGACGGCCGGGGCCAGCAGTGGTGGGCGGGGGCTTGCGAGGACGAGAACTGCACCTCGTACCGCCAGCACCAGGTCGCCCCCATGGCGCTCCACTTCGAGGACTGCCAGGACGTGAGCGTCAAGGGCCTCACGCTGCAGAACAGCCAGCGGCAGCACCTCGTCTTCACCCGCTGCTACAACGTCGAGGCCAACTACCTCCGGGTCACCTCGCCGGAGTACAGCCCCGGCACCGCCGGCGTCCTCGTCGTCAGCTCCACCAACGTCCACATCAAGGATGATCTCTTCTCCGTCG GTGGCGACTGCGTGTCGATTGTGGGCAATTGCTCGGATGTCCGGCTCAGAGCCATCTCCTGCGGGCCTGGCCTCGGCATCAG CATTGGGGGCTTGGGCGAGAACCAGAGTAATCACAAGATAGAGAAGATCAAGACGGACACCATGTTCATCTCCAACACCAAGAACGGCGTCCGCGTCAAGACTTACGAG GACGGCTGCGGGTTCGCGCGCAAGGTGAAGTTCGCGCAGATCATGATGAGGAACGTGGCCAACCCCATCGTCATCGACCAGCACTACTCCGCCTCCAACCGGGGAACTCGCTGCGGCGCCCCG AACGGGAGCGCGGTGGCGGTGGAGAACATCAACTACATCGACATCACCGGCACGTCGGCGACGGAGCAGGCGGTGACGTTCGCGTGCAGCGACGCCATGCCGTGCAGGCGCCTGTATCTGGACGGGGTGAACCTGACGACGGCCGGCGGGGGCAGCACGTCCGCGTTCTGCCACCAGGCGTTCGGGAAGCACGTCGGGGACGTCCTCCCGGAGTCGTGCCTCGGCAAGGAGGACTTCGTGCAGCTGCAAGCCCCGACCGCCGGAGACGCTCAAGACGAAGAAGATGCTGCTGATTGGTGA
- the LOC125527143 gene encoding phospholipase D beta 1-like isoform X2, translating into MEGSSRRAGSARASLKVVLLHGSLDIWVRDAGGLPDKGVLYKKFGDLLGLRIVGSVAGKVPSASMTRDPYVTVQVSAATVARTYVVPNSEDPVWAQNFVVPVGHEAAEVHFAVKDSDVFGGQVIGAAAIPAEQLLRGDRIEGAYPLLDPNGKPCAPGAVLRLSIQYTPVARLTAYHRGVAAGPDSHGVPNAYFPLRRGMRVTLYQDAHVPEGCLPDIRLDNGLQYQHGQCWRDMYTAIIQARRLIYIAGWSVFHTIRLVRDGAKEVPSLGDLLKMKSQEGVRVLLLVWDDPTSETIIGRTDGYMRTRDEETRRFFKHSPVQILLCPRSAGKRHSWVKQKETGTTYSHHQKTVIVDADAGGNRRKIIAFIGGLDLCGGRYDIPGHPLFRTLQTLHKEDYHNPNFAVVDARGPREPWHDLHSKIDGPAAYDVLKNFEERWLKASKRHGIKKFEKSYDEALLRIERIPDIINISDTLYFSDNDPEAWHVQVFRSIDSNSAKGFPKDPREATRKNLVCGKNVLIDMSIHTAYVNAIRAAQHFIYIENQYFIGSSFDWDSNKDIGANNLVPIEIALKIATKIKVNQRFSAYIVLPMWPEGKPTGHIAQRILYWQNKTMQMMYKIIYRALKEAGLDDVYEPQDYLVFFCLGNREASDSPSASSTADSPQNAMEERILNIQLPEAPVTGYCNRKNKSDSSCFNNRTKGTS; encoded by the exons ATGGAGGGAAGCAGCCGCCGCGCCGGCAGCGCGAGGGCGTCGCTCAAGGTGGTGCTGCTCCACGGCAGCCTCGACATCTGGGTGCGCGACGCGGGGGGCCTCCCCGACAAGGGCGTGCTCTACAAGAAGTTCGGCGACCTCCTCGGCCTGCGCATCGTCGGCTCCGTCGCCGGCAAGGTACCCAGCGCCTCGATGACCAGAGACCCCTACGTCACCGTCCAGgtctccgccgccaccgtcgcccGCACCTACGTCGTGCCCAACAGCGAGGACCCCGTGTGGGCGCAGAACTTCGTGGTGCCCGTCGGCCACGAGGCGGCCGAGGTCCACTTCGCCGTCAAGGACAGCGACGTCTTCGGCGGCCAGGTCATCGGCGCGGCGGCCATCCCCGCCGAGCAGCTCCTCCGCGGGGACAGGATCGAGGGCGCCTATCCTCTGCTGGATCCCAATGGCAAGCCGTGCGCTCCCGGCGCGGTGCTGCGGCTCTCCATACAGTACACCCCGGTGGCTCGCCTCACAGCGTACCACCGTGGTGTCGCTGCTGGGCCGGACAGCCATGGAGTGCCAAATGCATACTTTCCTCTGCGCCGTGGCATGAGGGTGACCCTCTACCAGGATGCACATGTGCCGGAGGGCTGTCTCCCGGACATCCGGCTTGACAATGGGCTCCAATACCAACATGGGCAATGTTGGCGCGACATGTATACCGCCATAATCCAGGCACGGCGGCTGATTTACATCGCCGGCTGGTCGGTGTTCCACACCATTCGGCTCGTGAGGGACGGGGCCAAGGAGGTGCCGTCACTTGGGGACCTGCTGAAGATGAAGTCACAGGAAGGAGTAAGGGTGTTGCTTCTTGTTTGGGACGATCCAACATCGGAGACTATCATCGGCAGAACG GATGGATATATGCGAACACGAGATGAGGAAACACGTAGATTCTTCAAGCACTCTCCGGTTCAAATATTGCTCTGCCCAAGATCTGCTGGGAAACGTCACAGCTGGGTGAAACAGAAG GAAACAGGAACAACATATAGTCATCATCAGAAAACAGTTATCGTGGATGCTGATGCTGGTGGTAATAGGAGAAAAATAATTGCTTTTATTGGAGGCCTTGATTTGTGTGGTGGACGCTACGATATACCTGGGCACCCTCTGTTTCGGACTCTTCAAACTTTGCACAAGGAGGATTATCACAATCCAAACTTTGCT GTGGTTGATGCTCGTGGCCCAAGGGAACCATGGCATGACTTGCATTCAAAAATCGACGGTCCAGCAGCTTATGACGTTCTAAAGAATTTTGAGGAGCGTTGGTTGAAGGCATCGAAACGCCATGGTATTAAgaagtttgaaaaatcatatgaTGAAGCACTTCTCAGGATTGAAAGAATACCTGATATCATAAACATTAGCGACACATTATATTTTAGCGATAACGATCCTGAGGCATGGCATGTTCAG GTGTTTCGATCTATTGATTCCAACTCTGCCAAAGGATTTCCAAAGGATCCACGAGAAGCAACCAGAAAG AATCTTGTTTGTGGAAAGAATGTACTAATTGATATGAGCATACACACAGCTTATGTGAATGCCATCCGGGCAGCCCAACACTTTATTTATATTGAGAATCAGTACTTCATAGGTTCTTCATTCGATTGGGATTCAAACAAAGATATTG GGGCTAACAATCTAGTACCAATTGAAATTGCTCTCAAAATCGCAACCAAAATTAAGGTGAACCAGAGGTTCTCTGCATACATAGTGCTTCCTATGTGGCCTGAGGGTAAACCAACTGGTCACATAGCACAAAGAATTCTTTACTGGCAG AACAAAACAATGCAAATGATGTACAAGATAATATATAGAGCCTTGAAAGAGGCAGGTTTGGATGATGTATATGAGCCTCAGGATTATTTGGTCTTCTTTTGTCTTGGCAATCGTGAAGCTTCTGACAGTCCTAGCGCTTCAAGCACAGCAGATAGTCCTCAG AACGCCATGGAGGAACGCATTCTGAACATCCAATTGCCTGAGGCTCCAGTTACTGGATACTGCAACAGAAAGAACAAGTCTGATAGTAGTTGCTTTAACAACAGGACTAAAG GAACAAGCTAG
- the LOC125537899 gene encoding probable polygalacturonase At1g80170 — protein MATAMALLRLAVLAGAVALLLPAVAEARILLSLDDFGAVGDGIADDTQALVDAWTAACASTNDHVVIHVPAGRSYQIWPVTLAGPCRDEIMIFVSGNIIAPDSPEDWERRDGGKWLHFFQVQDLTVSGGGVIDGRGQEWWAQACKGRHRNDKHCTAPDAPKALHFEECHGVRVQGVTLQNGQQHHLTFTRCSNAKASFLRVASPESSPGTDGIHLVNSISVHVNDVHIATGGACVSMVGNCTDVRLRYVSCGPGNGISIGSIGETPVADRLEKIEVDTMFIANTSNGLLIKTWQDGCGYARKVKFANVVMKNVSDPIIIDQYRSEHPTPCGSTAATRTVAVEKIDYVNIAGTSASKRAVTFSCSDVVPCRQVSLKDVNLKRLSGRGASAYCRSASGKAAGVVVPESCLAGTRGAAGDEEE, from the exons ATGGCGACGGCGATGGCTCTGCTCCGCCTCGCGGTCCTCGCCGGCGCCGTCGCGCTCCTCCTGCCGGCCGTCGCCGAGGCCCGCATCCTCCTCTCGCTCGACGACTTCGGCGCCGTCGGCGACGGCATCGCCGACGACACGCAG GCCCTGGTGGACGCATGGACGGCGGCCTGCGCCAGCACCAACGACCACGTGGTCATCCACGTGCCCGCCGGCAGGTCGTACCAGATCTGGCCGGTGACGCTCGCCGGGCCCTGCAGGGACGAGATCATGATCTTC GTCTCCGGGAACATCATCGCGCCGGACAGCCCGGAGGACTGGGAGCGGCGCGACGGCGGCAAGTGGCTGCACTTCTTCCAGGTGCAGGACCTGACGGTGAGCGGCGGCGGCGTCATCGACGGCCGCGGGCAGGAGTGGTGGGCGCAGGCCTGCAAGGGGAGGCACCGCAACGACAAG CATTGCACGGCCCCGGATGCTCCCAAG GCGCTTCACTTCGAGGAGTGTCATGGGGTGCGGGTGCAGGGCGTGACGCTGCAGAACGGGCAGCAGCACCACCTGACCTTCACCCGCTGCTCCAACGCCAAGGCCAGCTTCCTCAGGGTGGCCTCGCCGGAGAGCAGCCCGGGCACCGACGGCATCCACCTCGTCAACTCCATCAGCGTCCACGTCAACGATGTCCACATCGCCACAG GCGGCGCTTGCGTGTCCATGGTCGGCAATTGCACCGACGTCCGCCTCAGATACGTCTCCTGCGGACCTGGCAATGGCATCAG TATTGGGAGCATAGGCGAGACCCCGGTGGCTGACAGGCTCGAAAAGATCGAGGTGGACACCATGTTCATCGCCAACACCTCCAACGGCCTCCTCATCAAGACCTGGCAG GATGGCTGCGGCTACGCGCGCAAGGTGAAGTTCGCCAACGTGGTGATGAAGAACGTCTCCGACCCCATCATCATCGACCAGTACCGCTCCGAGCACCCCACACCCTGCGGATCGACCGCG GCGACGAGGACGGTGGCGGTGGAGAAGATCGACTACGTGAACATCGCCGGCACGTCGGCGTCGAAGCGGGCGGTGACCTTCTCGTGCAGCGACGTCGTGCCGTGCAGGCAGGTGTCGCTCAAGGACGTGAACCTGAAGCGCCTCAGCGGCCGCGGCGCCTCCGCCTACTGCCGCAGCGCGTCCGGGAAGGCCGCCGGCGTCGTCGTCCCGGAGTCCTGCCTCGCCGGAACCAGGGGGGccgctggcgacgaggaggagtgA
- the LOC125527143 gene encoding phospholipase D beta 1-like isoform X1: MEGSSRRAGSARASLKVVLLHGSLDIWVRDAGGLPDKGVLYKKFGDLLGLRIVGSVAGKVPSASMTRDPYVTVQVSAATVARTYVVPNSEDPVWAQNFVVPVGHEAAEVHFAVKDSDVFGGQVIGAAAIPAEQLLRGDRIEGAYPLLDPNGKPCAPGAVLRLSIQYTPVARLTAYHRGVAAGPDSHGVPNAYFPLRRGMRVTLYQDAHVPEGCLPDIRLDNGLQYQHGQCWRDMYTAIIQARRLIYIAGWSVFHTIRLVRDGAKEVPSLGDLLKMKSQEGVRVLLLVWDDPTSETIIGRTDGYMRTRDEETRRFFKHSPVQILLCPRSAGKRHSWVKQKETGTTYSHHQKTVIVDADAGGNRRKIIAFIGGLDLCGGRYDIPGHPLFRTLQTLHKEDYHNPNFAVVDARGPREPWHDLHSKIDGPAAYDVLKNFEERWLKASKRHGIKKFEKSYDEALLRIERIPDIINISDTLYFSDNDPEAWHVQVFRSIDSNSAKGFPKDPREATRKNLVCGKNVLIDMSIHTAYVNAIRAAQHFIYIENQYFIGSSFDWDSNKDIGANNLVPIEIALKIATKIKVNQRFSAYIVLPMWPEGKPTGHIAQRILYWQNKTMQMMYKIIYRALKEAGLDDVYEPQDYLVFFCLGNREASDSPSASSTADSPQEQARKNRRFMLYVHSKGMIVDDEYVIIGSANINQRSMEGTRDTEIAMGAYQPQYTWANKISAPRGQVYGYRMSLWAEHIGAIEEDFNHPESIECMRRVRHLGEHNWDQFVANEVTEMRGHLLKYPVSVDREGKVKPLPGCTTFPDMGGNICGSVPFTLIHDNLTI, from the exons ATGGAGGGAAGCAGCCGCCGCGCCGGCAGCGCGAGGGCGTCGCTCAAGGTGGTGCTGCTCCACGGCAGCCTCGACATCTGGGTGCGCGACGCGGGGGGCCTCCCCGACAAGGGCGTGCTCTACAAGAAGTTCGGCGACCTCCTCGGCCTGCGCATCGTCGGCTCCGTCGCCGGCAAGGTACCCAGCGCCTCGATGACCAGAGACCCCTACGTCACCGTCCAGgtctccgccgccaccgtcgcccGCACCTACGTCGTGCCCAACAGCGAGGACCCCGTGTGGGCGCAGAACTTCGTGGTGCCCGTCGGCCACGAGGCGGCCGAGGTCCACTTCGCCGTCAAGGACAGCGACGTCTTCGGCGGCCAGGTCATCGGCGCGGCGGCCATCCCCGCCGAGCAGCTCCTCCGCGGGGACAGGATCGAGGGCGCCTATCCTCTGCTGGATCCCAATGGCAAGCCGTGCGCTCCCGGCGCGGTGCTGCGGCTCTCCATACAGTACACCCCGGTGGCTCGCCTCACAGCGTACCACCGTGGTGTCGCTGCTGGGCCGGACAGCCATGGAGTGCCAAATGCATACTTTCCTCTGCGCCGTGGCATGAGGGTGACCCTCTACCAGGATGCACATGTGCCGGAGGGCTGTCTCCCGGACATCCGGCTTGACAATGGGCTCCAATACCAACATGGGCAATGTTGGCGCGACATGTATACCGCCATAATCCAGGCACGGCGGCTGATTTACATCGCCGGCTGGTCGGTGTTCCACACCATTCGGCTCGTGAGGGACGGGGCCAAGGAGGTGCCGTCACTTGGGGACCTGCTGAAGATGAAGTCACAGGAAGGAGTAAGGGTGTTGCTTCTTGTTTGGGACGATCCAACATCGGAGACTATCATCGGCAGAACG GATGGATATATGCGAACACGAGATGAGGAAACACGTAGATTCTTCAAGCACTCTCCGGTTCAAATATTGCTCTGCCCAAGATCTGCTGGGAAACGTCACAGCTGGGTGAAACAGAAG GAAACAGGAACAACATATAGTCATCATCAGAAAACAGTTATCGTGGATGCTGATGCTGGTGGTAATAGGAGAAAAATAATTGCTTTTATTGGAGGCCTTGATTTGTGTGGTGGACGCTACGATATACCTGGGCACCCTCTGTTTCGGACTCTTCAAACTTTGCACAAGGAGGATTATCACAATCCAAACTTTGCT GTGGTTGATGCTCGTGGCCCAAGGGAACCATGGCATGACTTGCATTCAAAAATCGACGGTCCAGCAGCTTATGACGTTCTAAAGAATTTTGAGGAGCGTTGGTTGAAGGCATCGAAACGCCATGGTATTAAgaagtttgaaaaatcatatgaTGAAGCACTTCTCAGGATTGAAAGAATACCTGATATCATAAACATTAGCGACACATTATATTTTAGCGATAACGATCCTGAGGCATGGCATGTTCAG GTGTTTCGATCTATTGATTCCAACTCTGCCAAAGGATTTCCAAAGGATCCACGAGAAGCAACCAGAAAG AATCTTGTTTGTGGAAAGAATGTACTAATTGATATGAGCATACACACAGCTTATGTGAATGCCATCCGGGCAGCCCAACACTTTATTTATATTGAGAATCAGTACTTCATAGGTTCTTCATTCGATTGGGATTCAAACAAAGATATTG GGGCTAACAATCTAGTACCAATTGAAATTGCTCTCAAAATCGCAACCAAAATTAAGGTGAACCAGAGGTTCTCTGCATACATAGTGCTTCCTATGTGGCCTGAGGGTAAACCAACTGGTCACATAGCACAAAGAATTCTTTACTGGCAG AACAAAACAATGCAAATGATGTACAAGATAATATATAGAGCCTTGAAAGAGGCAGGTTTGGATGATGTATATGAGCCTCAGGATTATTTGGTCTTCTTTTGTCTTGGCAATCGTGAAGCTTCTGACAGTCCTAGCGCTTCAAGCACAGCAGATAGTCCTCAG GAACAAGCTAGGAAAAATAGGAGGTTCATGCTGTATGTACATTCAAAGGGCATGATTGTGGACGATGAATATGTGATAATTGGATCAGCTAATATCAACCAGAGGTCCATGGAAGGAACCAGAGATACTGAGATTGCTATGGGAGCGTATCAACCACAGTACACCTGGGCAAATAAAATTTCTGCCCCTCGTGGACAG GTTTACGGGTACAGAATGTCGCTCTGGGCTGAGCATATCGGAGCTATCGAGGAAGACTTCAACCATCCAGAGAGCATAGAGTGCATGAGGCGGGTTCGACATCTCGGGGAACATAACTGGGATCAGTTCGTTGCCAATGAGGTGACTGAGATGAGAGGGCACCTCTTGAAGTACCCTGTAAGTGTTGACCGTGAAGGCAAGGTGAAACCCTTGCCAGGATGCACGACATTCCCAGACATGGGCGGGAACATTTGTGGCTCTGTCCCCTTTACACTCATCCATGATAACCTCACAATATGA